Proteins found in one bacterium genomic segment:
- a CDS encoding DUF2200 domain-containing protein — protein MKVTAEKNEQVAKMIFASVYPHYVTKVEKKGRTKEELHRVIEWLTGFDEKSLQGLIQEKATFESFFQKAKIHPNAHLIKGVICGYRIEEIEDEFEIYRLVRYLDKLVDELAKGRKMEKILREEKK, from the coding sequence ATGAAAGTGACAGCTGAAAAAAACGAACAAGTTGCAAAAATGATCTTCGCATCTGTCTATCCTCATTATGTGACCAAGGTAGAAAAGAAAGGTAGAACAAAAGAAGAACTTCACAGAGTTATAGAATGGCTAACTGGTTTTGATGAAAAGAGTTTGCAAGGACTTATTCAGGAGAAGGCAACCTTTGAATCATTTTTTCAAAAAGCAAAAATACACCCCAATGCACACCTGATTAAAGGAGTTATTTGTGGCTATCGAATTGAAGAAATTGAGGATGAATTTGAAATTTATAGACTGGTTAGATATTTAGATAAGTTGGTTGATGAATTAGCAAAAGGTCGTAAAATGGAGAAAATTTTACGAGAGGAAAAGAAATAA